One Cryobacterium roopkundense genomic region harbors:
- a CDS encoding class I SAM-dependent methyltransferase translates to MSALFLPDLRVRADDAVEIMDGPCDPDMLTRTYADFRVVNAVVSGWGTVYRREIRPALSTTRLTTLLDIGSGGGDLSRSLARWAARDGLRLSVLGIDPDARAHAFCLGLPARPGISFRRAFSSELVAEGQSFDFVVSNHMLHHLGPAELGALLVDSERLCRGRVLHADIERSRHAYLGFSLGTWPFFRRSYIRPDGLTSIRRSFTARELRVAAPPGWRVTRGLPSRLVLEWSAPGAHEDRSGAASDSRSLPEGHGGSDA, encoded by the coding sequence GTGAGCGCGCTGTTCCTGCCCGATCTGCGTGTGCGCGCGGATGACGCCGTCGAGATCATGGACGGACCCTGCGACCCCGACATGCTCACGCGAACCTACGCAGACTTCCGTGTCGTGAACGCCGTCGTCTCGGGCTGGGGCACCGTGTACCGCCGGGAGATCCGACCGGCGCTCTCCACGACGCGCCTCACGACGCTGCTCGACATTGGCTCGGGCGGCGGGGACCTGTCCAGGTCGCTCGCCCGCTGGGCCGCCCGCGACGGCCTCCGACTGAGCGTGCTCGGCATCGATCCGGATGCCCGCGCGCACGCGTTCTGCCTGGGTCTGCCCGCCCGGCCGGGCATCTCGTTCCGGCGCGCGTTCAGTTCCGAGCTCGTGGCCGAGGGACAGAGCTTCGATTTCGTGGTGTCCAACCACATGCTGCACCACCTGGGGCCGGCCGAACTCGGCGCGCTGCTCGTGGATTCCGAGCGGCTCTGCCGCGGCCGTGTGCTGCACGCCGACATCGAACGCTCGCGGCACGCGTACCTCGGGTTCTCCCTCGGCACCTGGCCGTTCTTCCGGCGTTCGTACATCAGGCCGGACGGCCTCACGTCGATTCGGCGCAGCTTCACCGCACGCGAACTTCGTGTCGCGGCGCCGCCCGGCTGGCGGGTGACCCGCGGGTTGCCCTCGCGGCTTGTGCTCGAGTGGAGCGCACCGGGAGCCCACGAGGACCGATCGGGGGCGGCATCCGATTCACGCTCGCTGCCCGAGGGTCACGGCGGCTCCGATGCGTGA
- a CDS encoding FAD-dependent oxidoreductase: MRDVLIVGGGPVGTMLGCLLALRGLDVQVLERRTEPSLRSRAIGIHPPLLGVLEQVGVAEALVRRATHVEEGSVRCDGRTLGRLSFSALPTPYPYVAMLPQYETESLLRERFQELRPGGLRGGVSVSEVRRRHDYAEVVTDAGETFQARYVVGADGARSRVRESAGLPWLAVGGRETYLMCDYGDTGIYGADAVLYFERGGVVESFPLPDGTRRWVAMTDFLAEHASSSDLADVVRHRTGAVVGQARGVASAFEVQQHRTNRMVAGRVLLVGDAAHQISPIGGQGMNLGWLEAAALAPALARAVAEGDAAASALAMYSRTRMRAARMAMRQAGFNMSMGRPVRGLRLQARNALVRTLAVPPTSALVARAFTMRWL; encoded by the coding sequence ATGCGTGATGTGCTGATCGTGGGCGGCGGACCGGTGGGCACCATGCTCGGGTGTTTGCTCGCCTTGCGCGGACTCGACGTGCAGGTGCTCGAGAGGCGCACAGAGCCCTCGCTGCGGTCGCGGGCCATCGGAATTCACCCTCCGCTGCTCGGCGTTCTCGAACAGGTCGGTGTGGCGGAGGCCCTCGTGCGCCGGGCCACGCACGTGGAGGAGGGCAGCGTGCGCTGCGACGGTCGGACGCTGGGGCGACTGTCATTTTCGGCGCTGCCCACGCCCTACCCCTACGTGGCGATGCTGCCGCAATACGAGACCGAATCCCTGCTGCGGGAGCGCTTTCAGGAGCTGCGGCCGGGCGGTTTACGCGGGGGAGTCTCGGTGAGCGAGGTTCGGCGACGGCACGACTACGCGGAAGTCGTCACCGACGCCGGCGAGACCTTCCAGGCCCGGTACGTTGTGGGCGCGGACGGCGCCCGCAGCCGCGTGCGTGAGTCGGCGGGCCTGCCCTGGCTTGCGGTGGGTGGCCGCGAAACATACCTGATGTGTGATTATGGCGACACCGGCATATACGGCGCCGATGCCGTGCTCTACTTCGAACGCGGCGGCGTGGTCGAGTCCTTCCCGCTGCCGGACGGCACCCGGCGCTGGGTCGCGATGACCGATTTTCTGGCCGAGCATGCCTCGAGCAGCGACCTCGCCGACGTGGTGCGTCACCGCACCGGCGCTGTCGTGGGCCAGGCGCGCGGGGTGGCAAGCGCCTTCGAGGTGCAGCAACACCGCACGAACCGGATGGTCGCCGGGCGGGTGCTGCTCGTGGGCGACGCCGCGCACCAGATCAGCCCGATCGGCGGCCAGGGTATGAACCTCGGTTGGCTCGAGGCGGCGGCACTCGCACCGGCACTCGCGCGGGCCGTCGCCGAGGGCGACGCGGCGGCATCCGCTCTGGCGATGTATAGCCGAACGCGCATGCGTGCCGCGCGTATGGCGATGCGGCAGGCCGGCTTCAACATGAGCATGGGGCGTCCGGTGCGCGGCCTTCGCCTGCAGGCCCGCAACGCGCTCGTGCGCACCCTGGCGGTGCCGCCCACGAGCGCGCTCGTCGCCCGCGCGTTCACCATGCGCTGGCTGTGA
- a CDS encoding DUF7059 domain-containing protein: MGTVTSALIDLLRTDLTAAHYSVSALTGLWGIEADAALRRNQRVPARRALVALRETLGREETTATLARLFVLGEPVSRENLDAALPLLGAVGAEKLGLVVPVGDGDAVRPLLDLRPYSFIDAAGAGSWWIVSDLGELALGHPLGENHVLGVGGASLTLSGLIMPTPVESVLDLGTGCGIQAMHAARHADRVVATDISARALELAAINVRLNGIDNVEFRLGSLYEPVAGERFDHIISNPPFVITPRAPGVPSYEYRDGGMEGDALVEAVVRGAVDHLTPGGVAQMLGNWEYRSDSDAFDRLETWLGENALDAWIIEREVQQPTQYAETWIRDGGTRPDTADFDRLYEAWLEDFAARTVTRVGFGYLLLRRPVADKHTLRRLERLADALGHNAAGIGAHLAQCLAAHDWQAATDDAQLARATLTVASDVTEERHYWPGQDDPTLMSLHQGSGFGRSVPLTTPLAALVGACDGELAVGAIVGALAQLLEADENDLLAELLPQVRGLVSDGFLEAPAAAPGSH; this comes from the coding sequence ATGGGAACTGTGACTTCAGCCCTGATCGACCTGCTCCGCACCGACCTCACCGCCGCTCACTATTCGGTGAGCGCCCTCACCGGGCTGTGGGGCATCGAAGCGGATGCCGCGCTGCGGCGCAACCAGCGGGTACCGGCCCGCCGTGCCCTCGTGGCCCTGCGCGAGACGCTCGGCCGCGAGGAAACCACCGCGACCCTCGCGCGGCTGTTCGTGCTCGGGGAACCGGTCTCTCGCGAGAACCTTGACGCGGCGCTTCCCCTGCTCGGGGCCGTCGGCGCCGAAAAACTCGGACTCGTGGTGCCGGTCGGCGACGGTGACGCGGTGCGACCGCTGCTCGATTTGCGTCCGTACAGCTTCATTGATGCAGCGGGCGCGGGCAGCTGGTGGATCGTGTCTGATCTCGGGGAGCTGGCCCTCGGGCATCCGCTTGGTGAGAACCACGTGCTCGGCGTGGGCGGGGCCTCCCTCACGCTCAGCGGGCTCATCATGCCCACCCCCGTTGAATCGGTGCTCGACCTTGGTACCGGCTGCGGGATCCAGGCCATGCACGCGGCCCGGCACGCCGACAGGGTGGTGGCCACAGACATCTCTGCCCGCGCCCTCGAGCTTGCGGCGATCAATGTGCGCCTCAACGGCATCGACAACGTGGAGTTTCGGCTCGGTAGCCTGTACGAGCCGGTGGCGGGGGAGCGCTTCGACCACATCATCTCGAACCCGCCGTTCGTGATCACCCCGCGCGCCCCCGGCGTGCCGAGCTACGAGTATCGCGACGGCGGCATGGAGGGTGACGCGCTCGTGGAAGCAGTGGTGCGCGGCGCGGTAGACCACCTGACGCCCGGCGGCGTGGCACAGATGCTCGGCAACTGGGAATACCGCAGCGACTCGGACGCCTTCGACCGGCTCGAAACCTGGCTCGGCGAGAATGCGCTCGACGCGTGGATCATCGAGCGTGAGGTGCAGCAGCCCACGCAGTACGCCGAAACCTGGATTCGCGACGGTGGCACCCGCCCCGACACCGCCGACTTCGACCGGCTCTACGAGGCGTGGCTCGAGGATTTCGCCGCCCGCACCGTGACCCGCGTGGGTTTCGGCTACCTCCTGCTGCGCCGCCCGGTCGCCGACAAGCATACGCTGCGCCGGCTGGAGCGGCTGGCCGACGCCCTCGGGCACAACGCCGCCGGAATCGGCGCTCACCTCGCCCAATGCCTCGCCGCACACGACTGGCAGGCGGCAACGGATGACGCCCAGCTCGCCCGCGCAACGCTCACCGTGGCATCCGATGTCACCGAGGAACGCCACTACTGGCCCGGCCAGGACGACCCCACGCTCATGAGCCTGCACCAGGGCAGCGGCTTCGGGCGCTCCGTGCCGCTGACCACGCCGCTTGCCGCGCTCGTGGGTGCGTGCGACGGAGAGCTGGCGGTCGGGGCGATCGTGGGCGCACTGGCCCAACTGCTCGAAGCCGACGAGAACGACCTGCTCGCGGAGCTGCTTCCACAGGTACGCGGTCTCGTCTCCGACGGGTTTCTCGAAGCGCCGGCTGCCGCCCCGGGTTCACACTAA
- a CDS encoding flavin monoamine oxidase family protein yields the protein MHTPRNSDERPVMKRRTFLLGTASGLSVMVLAACGAPSPLPTPTVVPTTAPSVIPQPVAMQRTSWSVDPFARGSFSFPAVGATPEHRAALAVPVIDRVFFAGEATAATEPGTVQGARESGLRAADQVQSVAQSGERITVIGAGIAGLAAATQLRSAGYSVIVVEARDRVGGRIETVTKDWPMPIELGPSFIHNTTVNTLDDEFTALGVTTLPFSQVPEARTRTGEVVPVNPVGAEAVAAALVWAAGQPQDVSVERALVDSGENQLSASLNAEGLSEADWLEYEISTRLKMDSGSTPSEESGWYTPSPDTADDDYVVVGGYGTLLKADADALDVTMSSVVTFIAYTDSGVSLRLGAGEALSADRVIVTVPLGVLKDGAVEFSPALPFAHKGAIAALGVGVLDKIWLRFDEPFWDTSAPLWTVVGTDSDFPVWVNMLPITGEPVLMGMVAAENAVRLAEVSDEEFLASALHSLEPFRTAE from the coding sequence GTGCACACTCCCCGCAATAGTGACGAACGCCCGGTGATGAAACGTCGCACGTTCCTGCTCGGAACGGCCTCCGGCCTCTCGGTGATGGTACTCGCGGCATGTGGTGCGCCATCGCCCCTGCCCACGCCCACAGTTGTGCCCACCACGGCGCCCTCGGTGATCCCCCAACCCGTCGCGATGCAGCGCACCTCCTGGTCTGTCGACCCTTTCGCGCGCGGATCCTTCAGCTTCCCCGCCGTTGGCGCCACACCCGAGCACCGCGCGGCCCTCGCAGTACCCGTCATTGACCGGGTCTTTTTCGCCGGAGAAGCCACCGCGGCCACGGAACCCGGAACCGTGCAGGGAGCCCGAGAGTCGGGTCTGCGCGCCGCAGACCAGGTGCAGTCGGTGGCTCAGAGCGGCGAGCGCATCACGGTGATCGGCGCGGGCATCGCCGGGCTCGCCGCGGCGACCCAACTGCGCAGCGCCGGGTACAGCGTGATCGTGGTGGAGGCGCGGGACCGCGTGGGCGGGCGCATCGAGACCGTCACGAAAGACTGGCCGATGCCGATCGAACTCGGTCCCTCGTTCATTCATAACACCACGGTGAACACGCTCGACGACGAATTCACTGCGCTCGGTGTGACCACCCTGCCGTTCTCCCAAGTACCAGAGGCCCGCACCCGCACGGGTGAGGTCGTACCCGTCAACCCGGTGGGTGCCGAGGCCGTGGCCGCAGCGCTTGTCTGGGCCGCCGGGCAACCGCAGGACGTGTCCGTGGAGCGCGCGCTCGTGGATTCGGGCGAGAATCAACTCTCCGCCTCTCTCAACGCCGAGGGCCTGTCGGAGGCCGACTGGCTCGAATACGAGATCTCCACCCGGCTCAAGATGGATTCGGGCTCCACCCCCAGCGAGGAATCAGGCTGGTACACACCGAGTCCGGACACAGCAGACGACGACTACGTCGTGGTGGGCGGCTACGGCACGCTCCTGAAAGCGGATGCCGACGCCCTCGACGTGACGATGTCGAGCGTTGTCACCTTCATCGCTTATACCGACTCCGGCGTGAGCCTGCGACTCGGCGCGGGGGAGGCCCTCTCCGCCGACCGCGTGATCGTGACGGTTCCGCTCGGCGTGCTCAAGGACGGGGCCGTGGAGTTCTCCCCGGCCCTGCCGTTCGCACATAAGGGCGCCATCGCCGCGCTGGGCGTGGGCGTACTCGACAAGATCTGGCTGCGCTTCGACGAACCTTTCTGGGACACATCCGCGCCGTTGTGGACTGTCGTGGGAACCGATTCCGACTTCCCAGTGTGGGTCAACATGCTGCCGATCACGGGCGAACCGGTTCTCATGGGCATGGTGGCCGCCGAGAACGCGGTGCGCCTGGCCGAGGTGAGCGACGAAGAATTTCTCGCGTCAGCCCTGCACTCGCTCGAGCCGTTCCGCACCGCGGAGTAG
- a CDS encoding Pr6Pr family membrane protein, with protein sequence MRRRFGTARLLLATLGIVSLTGYFSYSLGVATFAIANFFTYFTVLSAIAAVLVLLAAGVTALRRPQDPAWLDMARAMMTTYIMVSGVVYAIIVWQSASANYSIAVPWSSQILHFWIPALALIDWIVDPFKTRVPWRYLGWVIVFPIAWLVFTLVRGPMVGWYPYFFLDSRQVSGPAETVFYCAIIVVIITGISALLITLTRIKRMPRHLRSDWGSGTNTAASESSEASPAAEIDPTDAEHAELLRGAERLERVQG encoded by the coding sequence ATGCGCAGAAGGTTCGGCACTGCCCGACTTCTGCTGGCGACGCTTGGGATAGTGTCGCTGACCGGGTACTTCAGCTACTCACTCGGCGTGGCGACCTTTGCCATCGCCAATTTCTTCACCTACTTCACTGTGCTGAGCGCTATTGCGGCTGTGCTGGTGCTGCTTGCTGCGGGGGTGACTGCACTGCGTCGCCCCCAGGATCCGGCCTGGCTCGACATGGCCCGGGCTATGATGACGACCTACATTATGGTGTCGGGGGTGGTCTACGCCATCATCGTCTGGCAGTCCGCAAGCGCCAACTATTCGATTGCCGTGCCGTGGTCGAGTCAGATTCTGCACTTCTGGATTCCCGCCCTGGCCCTGATCGACTGGATCGTCGACCCGTTCAAGACCCGAGTGCCGTGGCGCTACCTCGGCTGGGTGATCGTGTTCCCCATCGCCTGGCTTGTCTTCACCCTCGTACGCGGTCCCATGGTGGGCTGGTACCCGTATTTCTTCCTCGATTCCCGCCAAGTGAGCGGACCCGCGGAGACCGTTTTCTACTGCGCCATCATCGTGGTCATCATCACAGGTATCTCGGCGCTCCTGATCACCCTCACACGTATCAAGCGGATGCCGCGGCACCTGCGGTCCGACTGGGGCTCGGGCACGAACACAGCCGCGTCCGAGTCTTCGGAGGCCTCACCGGCAGCGGAGATCGACCCCACGGATGCGGAGCATGCCGAACTACTCCGCGGTGCGGAACGGCTCGAGCGAGTGCAGGGCTGA
- a CDS encoding acylphosphatase, with product MIRKHVIVQGHVQGVGFRYYTRGKAERWGLTGYVHNLPDGSVEVEIEGEQAAVARMLAWLQTGPSSAVVAQTRVKDVPVTGESRFSVIH from the coding sequence GTGATCCGAAAACATGTGATTGTGCAGGGCCACGTTCAGGGTGTCGGATTTCGCTACTACACCCGGGGCAAGGCGGAGCGATGGGGTTTGACCGGCTACGTGCACAACCTCCCCGACGGTTCGGTGGAGGTCGAAATCGAGGGCGAGCAGGCCGCTGTAGCGCGCATGCTCGCCTGGCTGCAGACCGGTCCGAGTTCCGCCGTCGTCGCCCAGACGCGGGTCAAGGACGTGCCCGTGACCGGCGAAAGTCGCTTCTCCGTGATTCATTGA
- a CDS encoding PucR family transcriptional regulator, producing MNTIPFEAPRVAVSELLTTLEGSGLHLASSAANRTVALTSPTLFDSMVPFIGRRNGILLGIGVHPEAPDAALVVRGAALRGFDAVVIKSLSLSVETLAAVADASGIALLVVHDDVEWRQLESLLNSTLTSAAEPGSATGLAVGDLFALANAIAALVGGATAIEDLQTRILAYSTLPAQPIDVTRREGILGRQVPDDPDNANAYASVYRSPGALRLPALAPGMPRMAVAIRAGTQPLGSIWVVDENGALDTDAAQALERAADIAALHILRARSAADLVRQRRTELVRRLLEGGEDSRLVAVQLDLDAGGPFAVVAFQPEFGASGEELRLSRLVDLIATQCEAYQHGAECAVNGTTIYAVFSGASAGDTSGLNFMAHRIVERAGGGLRVSVRAAIGSSAAQVAQISRSRRDADLVLMLQTTRTHTSVVASAHDMRSRLMFLELAQVFRDTPRFMSPHARQVLESDERSGTDYAKTLRTYLDGSRDSAVTAARLSVHQNTLRYRLKRCHELFAIDLDNADDTLALWLSLRVIEFD from the coding sequence ATGAACACAATCCCATTCGAGGCACCCCGAGTGGCCGTGTCCGAACTCCTCACCACTCTTGAGGGCTCAGGCTTACACCTGGCTTCCAGCGCGGCGAACAGGACTGTGGCACTGACGAGCCCCACCCTGTTCGACTCCATGGTGCCCTTCATCGGCCGGCGAAACGGTATCTTGCTGGGCATCGGCGTACACCCCGAAGCGCCGGATGCCGCGCTCGTTGTGCGCGGTGCGGCCCTACGCGGTTTCGACGCCGTCGTGATCAAGTCGCTCTCCTTGAGCGTGGAAACGCTCGCCGCGGTAGCGGATGCGTCAGGAATCGCCCTTCTCGTGGTGCACGATGACGTTGAGTGGCGGCAGCTGGAGTCGCTCCTCAACTCCACATTGACCTCGGCCGCGGAGCCGGGTTCGGCGACAGGTCTTGCCGTCGGAGACCTCTTCGCCCTGGCCAATGCCATCGCAGCCCTCGTGGGCGGAGCGACGGCAATTGAAGATCTCCAGACTCGGATTCTCGCGTACTCGACCCTGCCGGCCCAGCCAATCGACGTCACGCGGCGGGAGGGAATCCTGGGGCGACAGGTACCTGACGATCCCGACAACGCCAATGCCTACGCATCCGTTTATCGATCACCCGGCGCACTCCGACTCCCCGCGTTGGCACCGGGGATGCCGCGGATGGCAGTGGCGATCCGAGCGGGCACCCAACCACTGGGATCGATCTGGGTGGTCGATGAAAACGGCGCGTTGGACACGGATGCGGCACAGGCTCTGGAACGAGCCGCAGATATTGCCGCCCTGCACATTTTGCGAGCTCGGAGCGCGGCAGATCTGGTGCGGCAGCGCCGCACCGAGCTGGTGCGCAGACTGCTCGAGGGAGGCGAAGACTCCCGGCTGGTAGCCGTGCAGCTGGATCTCGATGCCGGCGGACCGTTTGCGGTCGTCGCGTTTCAACCGGAGTTTGGTGCGAGCGGCGAGGAGCTCAGGCTGAGCCGATTGGTCGACCTGATTGCCACCCAGTGCGAGGCGTACCAACATGGGGCCGAGTGCGCGGTGAACGGCACCACGATCTACGCGGTGTTCTCCGGCGCGTCCGCGGGCGATACGAGCGGGCTGAACTTCATGGCCCATCGCATTGTTGAGCGGGCCGGTGGCGGCCTGCGCGTATCGGTGCGCGCCGCGATCGGTTCCAGCGCGGCCCAGGTCGCCCAGATCAGCCGGTCGCGACGCGATGCGGATCTGGTTCTGATGCTCCAAACGACCCGCACACACACGAGCGTCGTTGCCAGTGCGCACGATATGAGGAGCCGCCTCATGTTCCTCGAACTGGCGCAGGTGTTTCGTGACACGCCACGTTTCATGTCACCGCACGCCAGGCAGGTGCTCGAATCGGATGAGCGTTCGGGTACCGACTACGCCAAGACACTGCGCACGTATCTCGACGGCTCCCGCGATTCCGCCGTGACCGCGGCACGACTCTCGGTGCACCAGAACACTCTGAGATACCGATTGAAGCGATGCCACGAACTCTTCGCAATCGACCTGGACAACGCTGATGACACTCTCGCGCTGTGGCTGAGCCTGCGCGTGATCGAATTCGACTGA
- the menC gene encoding o-succinylbenzoate synthase, producing MKIENIELHRVRLPLVRPFRTSFGTAVERETTLVRVVTANAEGWAECAAEPDPLYSSEFLDASDLVIRDHLIPRLQALGDRLTAELVATALEPVKGHFMSKAVLETAILDAQLKETGVSFGGYLGAVHDTVPAGVSVGIMDSIDELLEVVEGYLAEGYLRIKLKIEPGWDIDPVRAVRERFGDDMLLQVDANTAYTLADARHLARLDPFDLLLMEQPMKKDDLLGHANLAKLISTPICLDESIESARDAATAITLGACSIINVKPARVGGYLEARRIHDVAAAHGVPVWCGGMLETGIGRAANVALAGLPNFVLPGDTSASNRYYAEDLTAPFVLDNGHLAVPTGPGIGVEVLPDVLKRVTVATTRITY from the coding sequence ATGAAGATTGAAAACATCGAGTTGCATCGGGTGCGTCTGCCCCTGGTGCGACCGTTCCGCACGTCATTCGGCACGGCGGTGGAACGTGAGACCACGCTCGTGCGCGTGGTCACAGCCAACGCTGAAGGGTGGGCGGAGTGCGCTGCCGAGCCCGACCCGCTGTACAGCTCGGAGTTTTTGGACGCGAGCGACCTCGTGATTCGGGATCACCTGATTCCGCGTTTGCAGGCTCTGGGTGACCGGCTGACCGCCGAGTTGGTGGCGACCGCGCTCGAACCTGTCAAAGGTCACTTCATGTCGAAAGCCGTTCTCGAGACGGCAATTCTCGACGCCCAGCTCAAAGAAACCGGAGTCTCCTTCGGCGGATATCTCGGCGCCGTTCACGACACTGTGCCGGCGGGCGTTTCTGTCGGCATCATGGACTCGATTGACGAGCTTCTGGAGGTTGTCGAGGGCTATCTGGCCGAGGGCTACCTGCGCATCAAACTCAAGATTGAACCCGGATGGGACATCGACCCCGTTCGCGCCGTGCGTGAACGATTCGGTGATGACATGCTGCTTCAGGTCGATGCGAACACCGCGTACACGCTGGCGGATGCTCGTCACCTCGCCCGGCTTGACCCCTTCGACCTGCTCCTGATGGAGCAACCGATGAAAAAGGATGACCTGCTGGGTCATGCCAACCTCGCCAAGCTCATTTCGACGCCGATTTGTCTCGACGAGTCGATCGAGTCCGCCCGTGACGCCGCAACGGCGATAACCCTGGGTGCCTGCAGCATCATCAACGTGAAACCGGCCCGGGTCGGTGGTTACCTCGAGGCGCGGCGCATTCACGATGTCGCCGCGGCGCACGGGGTGCCGGTGTGGTGCGGCGGCATGCTCGAAACCGGTATCGGGCGGGCAGCCAATGTGGCCTTGGCCGGTTTGCCCAACTTCGTGCTGCCGGGGGATACCTCAGCGTCCAACCGGTACTACGCCGAAGACCTGACCGCGCCCTTCGTTCTCGACAACGGCCACCTTGCTGTGCCCACGGGCCCCGGCATCGGTGTCGAGGTGCTGCCCGACGTGCTCAAGCGCGTGACAGTGGCAACGACACGCATCACCTACTGA
- a CDS encoding ABC transporter substrate-binding protein, producing the protein MTITQRTTSTWKIMASIGMVAALALTGCSATVAPQPTADAAPVGSIDAAAAAALPADIKAAGIIKAASDIPYPPMEMYDADQNVTGFDHDLAQAIGAKLGVKFELQKQSFAAAIPSLQAGKHDVIMSGMNDTKERQQTLDFVDYFHAGFTILVVKGNPEGIGGVLDLCGKNVAVPKATVQADILRGYDDDCIASGAGVVNVMELPGETDVQTAVRSGRAVAEVVDSAVAAYTAQTAGDGEMFDVVTDPDNPAGYSPVYSGIGILKEKSELSNAILLAFQAVIDDGSYQQILAKYELSDYGLDVAGFNLGS; encoded by the coding sequence ATGACGATCACACAGCGCACAACCTCCACCTGGAAGATCATGGCGTCGATCGGGATGGTGGCGGCTCTGGCCCTCACCGGGTGTTCCGCGACTGTCGCTCCGCAGCCGACAGCCGACGCGGCGCCGGTGGGGTCCATCGACGCGGCCGCGGCGGCTGCACTGCCGGCCGACATCAAGGCGGCCGGAATCATCAAGGCCGCATCGGACATTCCCTATCCGCCGATGGAGATGTACGACGCCGACCAGAACGTGACGGGCTTCGACCACGACCTCGCCCAGGCCATCGGTGCCAAGCTGGGCGTGAAGTTCGAGCTGCAGAAGCAATCGTTCGCGGCTGCCATTCCCTCCCTCCAGGCCGGAAAACACGACGTCATCATGTCGGGCATGAACGACACGAAGGAACGTCAGCAGACGCTGGATTTCGTGGACTACTTTCATGCCGGGTTCACGATTCTGGTTGTGAAGGGCAACCCGGAGGGCATCGGCGGGGTGCTCGACCTCTGTGGCAAGAACGTGGCTGTGCCGAAGGCCACGGTTCAGGCCGATATTCTGCGCGGTTACGACGACGACTGCATCGCCTCGGGGGCCGGTGTCGTGAACGTGATGGAACTACCGGGCGAAACGGATGTGCAGACCGCGGTGCGGTCCGGGCGTGCGGTGGCAGAGGTGGTCGACTCGGCCGTTGCCGCGTACACGGCGCAGACTGCCGGCGACGGCGAGATGTTCGACGTCGTGACCGACCCTGACAACCCCGCCGGATACAGCCCGGTCTACTCCGGGATCGGAATCCTCAAGGAGAAAAGCGAGTTGAGCAACGCCATCCTGCTGGCCTTCCAAGCCGTCATCGACGATGGAAGTTACCAGCAAATCCTCGCCAAATATGAGCTCTCCGACTACGGCCTTGATGTAGCCGGCTTCAACCTCGGTTCGTAA
- a CDS encoding amino acid ABC transporter permease: MNPSLAHAVREAAPAATDSDDISAVPLRHPWRWVMAAVLAGGFAALAVSLWQNDNVNHPTISEFIFDRRILDGVVLTLVLTVVSMIISTILAVVLAVMRLSNNPVMSALAWLYIWAFRGTPLLIQIVFWGYLGLLYAQISLGIPFTDFTIFTVDTNTLIPAFAAGLLALTLNQAAYSAEIVRAGMLSVDEGQYEAAYSVGMSPGFTLFKVVLPQAMRVIIPPMGNETISMLKNTSLLSVIAVLEIYTVATQISSQNLRQVELLIVVSCWYLFLTSVLSVPQYYLERHFGRGNARSLPPTPIARVRAVLGGPRWPRPTPERTDAS, from the coding sequence ATGAACCCCTCGTTAGCGCACGCAGTGCGGGAGGCCGCCCCGGCGGCGACGGACTCCGACGACATCTCGGCGGTACCCCTGCGACATCCGTGGCGCTGGGTGATGGCCGCCGTACTTGCCGGGGGCTTCGCAGCCCTGGCTGTGTCACTCTGGCAGAACGACAACGTCAATCACCCGACCATCAGCGAGTTCATCTTTGATCGCCGCATCCTCGATGGGGTCGTTCTCACTTTGGTGCTGACCGTCGTGTCGATGATCATCTCCACGATCCTTGCCGTGGTCCTCGCGGTGATGCGGCTCTCGAACAATCCGGTGATGAGCGCCCTCGCGTGGCTCTACATTTGGGCTTTTCGTGGAACGCCGCTGCTGATCCAGATCGTGTTCTGGGGCTATCTCGGCCTCCTGTATGCCCAGATCTCACTCGGCATTCCATTCACCGACTTCACGATTTTCACCGTCGACACAAACACACTCATTCCCGCCTTTGCGGCTGGCCTGCTCGCGCTCACCCTGAACCAGGCAGCCTATTCGGCTGAGATCGTGCGGGCCGGCATGCTCTCGGTCGACGAGGGGCAATATGAGGCCGCGTACTCCGTGGGCATGAGCCCGGGATTCACCCTCTTCAAGGTCGTGTTGCCCCAGGCCATGCGGGTGATCATTCCACCCATGGGTAACGAGACCATCTCGATGCTCAAGAACACCTCACTGCTCTCGGTGATCGCCGTGCTCGAGATCTACACCGTCGCCACGCAGATATCATCGCAAAATCTGCGGCAGGTGGAGCTGCTCATCGTGGTGAGCTGCTGGTATCTCTTTCTCACGTCAGTCCTGTCCGTGCCGCAGTATTACCTGGAACGGCACTTCGGGCGCGGTAATGCCCGCAGCCTGCCGCCCACCCCGATTGCGCGGGTGCGGGCCGTTCTAGGCGGCCCCCGCTGGCCCCGGCCAACCCCTGAGAGAACGGATGCCTCGTGA